TTCGGTTTCGTCGTCGACGATCGCGACGCGGTCAAGCGCGCCATGGAGCGGCTCGGCGTCAAAAGCGTTAATGACCGCATGAACATCCTCGACCCATGGGGCAATCGCATCGAAATCGTTTCCTACGACGATGTTCAGTTCACCAAGGCAGCGAACATTCTCAAGGGCATGGGCGTCGGCGCGCTGGCGAAAACCGCCAACGCCATCGACGAGCTTAAAAAGAAAGGCATGGCGCCTGAGTAGTGCAATCAAAGTCTGCTACGCGAATTCACACTGCAACCGCGATTATCCATTGGGGTGAGATCACAACGCCACTGGGGCCGCTGTTCGCCGCCGTCAGCGCCGCCGGGGTTTGCGCGATAGAATTCGGCCGACGCCAACCGGTATTTTCCACGCTCAAAAAGAACGGCGCGAACTTTGAGAAAAATTCCGCCGCGCTGGCTTCAGTGATGGCGCAGCTGCGCGAATACTTCGCCGGCAAACGAAGTCGTTTCGATCTGCCGATCGATCTTTCATCGCTCACACCGTTCCAGCGCCAGGTCTTGGCGGTCACGCAAAAAATTCCCGCGGGACAAACTTGGAGCTACCAACAAGTCGCAAAAAATATGGCGCGGCCGAAATCGAGCCGGCCCGTGGGCCAAGCGTTGGGGCACAATCCGATCCCGATCATCATTCCCTGCCACCGCGTCGTCGCTAGCGACGGCACTCTCGGCGGCTACAGCGGCGGATCGGGACTGAAAGCCAAGCGCTGGTTGTTGCAACACGAAGGCGCGCTTTAGTGAGTCGAATCGTCAGCGTCCCGGCGAAAGCCAATGCGACACCGACGATGATTTGGACCGCCCTCGGCGCGGTCTATATCATTTGGGGTTCGACCTATCTCGCCATCCGCTTCGCCGTCGCGACTATGCCGCCGTTTTTATCGGCGGCGGCGCGCTTCGTCATTTCTGGCGCATTTCTCTATTTTTGGCGCCGCGCCGCCGGCGATCCGCAACCGACGCGGATCGAATTTCGCAACGCGGTGATCATTGGAGTTTTCTTATTGGTCGGCGGCAACGGCGGCGTGGTCTGGGCCGCGCAATACATTCCATCGAGCTTGTCCGCGTTACTCGTCGCCACCGTGCCGTTGTGGATGCTGCTGTTCGATTTTCTCCGTCCCGGCGGCGAACGGCCGAGCCCGAAAGCCTTCATCGGGCTGCTGATCGGTTTCTGCGGCGCGGCATTGTTGATCGGTTGGAGCACCAGCGGCGCGACGGCCAATAGTTTGCACGGCGCCCTCGCCGTCGTCGTCGCCTCGTTTCTCTGGGCCATCGGTTCGATCTACGGCAAAACATCCAAGCTCCCGGCATCGCCGCTGGTCACCACCGGAATCGAAATGCTCGCCGGCGGCATCGTGCAAATTTTCGTCGCCGCCCTGTTCGGCGAATTCGCCGATTTTAATTTCACCGCGATCACGTCAAAGTCGATGCTCGCACTGCTTTATCTAACACTCATCGGCCCCATCGCCTTCGTCGCCTACGCCTGGCTCCTGCGCAACGCACCGATTCCGCTGGTCGCGACCTATTCCTACGTTAACCCGCTGGTGGCGATAATTCTCGGCTACTTTCTTGGCAAGGAAATTCTTACAACGCGAATCCTGCTGGCAGCTGGATTGATCATTGGTTCCGTGGTGCTGGTCAGCGCGCGCAAGGAACGCTAGCGAATTTCAAATTCCAGATTACAGATTCCAAATTTTCTGATAAGGGATTCTTGTAGTTCAATGAAATACCAGCGATTCGAAGATTTGCCGGTTTGGAAAGACAGCGCGGAACTCTCGCGATTGATGTTTGAATTGACGAGTCATGAGCTATTTCGTACGCACTATGGGCTGCGTGATCAGCTGGAACGCGCCGCCCTTTCGATCTCAAACAATATCGCAGAAGGATTCGAACGTGGAACCAACAACGAGTTACTCGCCTTCCTGTACATTGCCCGTGGGTCAGCTCGCGAAGTTCGGTCGATGCTTCGGATACTAGAGTCTTGGGAGAAATTTGCCGAAAAGAAATCGCAAATCACGGAACTGAGGAATAAAACCGAATCGATATCCCGACAGCTT
The sequence above is a segment of the Deltaproteobacteria bacterium genome. Coding sequences within it:
- a CDS encoding methylated-DNA--[protein]-cysteine S-methyltransferase — protein: MQSKSATRIHTATAIIHWGEITTPLGPLFAAVSAAGVCAIEFGRRQPVFSTLKKNGANFEKNSAALASVMAQLREYFAGKRSRFDLPIDLSSLTPFQRQVLAVTQKIPAGQTWSYQQVAKNMARPKSSRPVGQALGHNPIPIIIPCHRVVASDGTLGGYSGGSGLKAKRWLLQHEGAL
- a CDS encoding VOC family protein → MNEKEKKARALGINHVVLEVDDLDIALEFYGALFEFELRGKSEHNAFIDLGDQFIQLTLGRTQVADTKRHFGFVVDDRDAVKRAMERLGVKSVNDRMNILDPWGNRIEIVSYDDVQFTKAANILKGMGVGALAKTANAIDELKKKGMAPE
- a CDS encoding four helix bundle protein — protein: MKYQRFEDLPVWKDSAELSRLMFELTSHELFRTHYGLRDQLERAALSISNNIAEGFERGTNNELLAFLYIARGSAREVRSMLRILESWEKFAEKKSQITELRNKTESISRQLHGWIAQLKRSGYSAQRHLNVVKPPKQSQQKSTKES
- a CDS encoding EamA family transporter → MIWTALGAVYIIWGSTYLAIRFAVATMPPFLSAAARFVISGAFLYFWRRAAGDPQPTRIEFRNAVIIGVFLLVGGNGGVVWAAQYIPSSLSALLVATVPLWMLLFDFLRPGGERPSPKAFIGLLIGFCGAALLIGWSTSGATANSLHGALAVVVASFLWAIGSIYGKTSKLPASPLVTTGIEMLAGGIVQIFVAALFGEFADFNFTAITSKSMLALLYLTLIGPIAFVAYAWLLRNAPIPLVATYSYVNPLVAIILGYFLGKEILTTRILLAAGLIIGSVVLVSARKER